ccaccgtgatccaagagttcacaagttcagcgatcttgctcattccgattaggcgtgtgcagaaggatgtgatgatgagctgctagaagggtagggtattcaaggaccttcctacattgaagaggtggttgtaggtatttgtagtgatacgaaagagaccttacaaggtcttgcattcatatgcggagtgtCATTACACAGTTGTGTGCGACAAGGAACGCtgtccatggagggtttgtgcaaggaagcataaggtcaccggaaagtggaagatcacaaaagttgtcgggccacacaattgtgctgaccatgtgctCACACTGAAGCATCGACatttgacatctaccctcattgccaagcagttgatgggaatattgcagggagagcccaatatgaaggttaggacaattatcaggaccgttgaggcgttttatagaggatatgtgataacttatgataAATCTTGGAGGGCTAAGTAgcaagcgtggaagatgatatatggggactgggaggatagGTATGAGCAACTGCTAGTACTTTTCAAtgtaatcaaagcggtgaatccaggcatgcattatgagtacatcctaaaaccaaatgcatggacggataggaggcagatattcttccgtgctttttagtgcttccctcagtgtgtcgaggcctttaggcactgtcccATTATAATCCATTTGCATTAGTTCCTATATAAGATGAAGTAATGATGATGTATGTGCACTTTTATTATGGTCACATGtatatggattgagatgaatgtgCGTGTATGGAACGCATATATTCGTATcatatttttgtttggtttgcaTAAAAAAACAAAGGAAACTCTGTCGAAATTTTCTGCACAAGTTTGTATTACTTTGTATAAAAACTTCACTAACAATGGCGTACgtgacgtgcaggttggatcattAGAAGAACAGGAAGATTTTTGTCTAGGAGAAGCACCACCACTACTACATTGAATAGTGGGAGCTGTTGGATGCCAATGTGGACGATAATGACAAGCCACACACGAACCATGAGTATAGGCGCTACCAAGGTGCGACATGTTGCAGGCTAAGGATACAATGGATAGAAGATGACTATGCTGACATTGAGTCCTCTAACGACGAAGACACGACGCACGACCAAACTACTcgtgtaggaaggcaggtggaggcaagaCCAATCTTAgatagagtggtaagtcaattgccttatttttctatgttgagTTGCATACCAATTCAATCTTACTAAGAACTTTGTTGTAGGACAACACCCTCGAATGCTCGGTTGAAGACATTACTCGCTTTTGTTCGAGAGTCAGGGACAACGAcacgcgtagcttcctagacgtaagattctaaaaattctttcaagtatattattaatacattaaattctttcagttaacatgatTTTGTACAATAGAGACTGTCATGTTAGCTACGCCGTGtggctgctcgttgtggttgcaggacaaccacgacacaagACCTGCATGTTCCTTCcataggcagaggaggcttaggttcgtcTATCCAAGCACCTACAGGGTCCATAGGCATTGCgtacgaggacgaggatgaggacgacgaggaggtggACCAGAGGAATGTGGAGCTTGGACCGTCTCAGCTAcaggacgctccctcgactcagcctacacagcctGCAGGCACTAGGCGACGTCGTCCACCTGACCCTTTCACTCCAGGCATCgacgctcttggtcacaagggtaacaGTAGGACTAGAAGGcagtgagggtttgtggtagagtttatggtagatgttattatgtaCTATTATGGCCTTTGTGGACTTTCATTATCAACTATTGTGGactgtatggactattattatgGATTGTATGAACTACTATGGACTATAATTATGGACTGCGTAgactattaatatgctcatgtatGCGGTTTAAGATGaatgtggcatatatttgtatgtttgaatatgttgtattgaggttaaatattTATGTCATATTTGTGTGTGGATTGCATCACGAAATAGGGGAAATTATGCTAAAATTTTCTGCCTAAAGTACATTAAACTGAATATTTTGACCACAGATAATGAAAACAATAATGAAAAGTCaaatactatgacacattaaacaacacaataatactagaagtacatgcCGATAAACTAAATAACGTAGTACATGACCTAAGTAcgcccatacttaaagtgcattacatgacaacacaatgaaaagtccaagagttgacaacattgttcataaataaaccatagaactagcaagtcatggagactactgagtacaacgaggccactttcccttcctctggtCATCAGGATTCTCttccatcgctgctttcgctcggcgCGCATGCTCAagtttcttctccctctcctccttgtACATAGCAACATGCctcctttcttcctcttccttgtgctctttTTCTGCAGCCTCCTCTCTGCGTCTCTTCTCTATCATCtgcttgtcctctgcctcccaccgcaacagtttctgcatccattccttgtcttcagtcTTGATCTCAGTTTCAATCCACTACTCAAAATCACatagcggtggaggggtctgcaacaaatgcaattgttataaaacaaaaaaatcatgcaagatttcATATGacataaaataattattacacaacatcaattcctcaccatcctGTTAATACGGTGCTAACGAAGTGTAGGCACAAATgtaaaattggaacacatccaatacctctgcctatacgtgtcctcttcataggacttggctaccttgcaaggatcgccgcaaaagcacatgggcactagaacaccactaggTAGAGGCAATGGGTCAAAGGCATTTCTGGTCAttcggccataactacaatttaacCAATTTTGTTCTACGAACCGAaatcaattaacattaaaccctaaacctagggtttcccatttgatgcacaataaTGAACCCATAATATAACGACATGCGTTGAGGTTActttggtttgctagcttttccacgccttgacatcctacggttgtataatacaaatattaaaaattgcataaaaccctaagtaatgacgattcttaggttgaaaaatccgactaatatataccgaatcgatgcgaaaaaattaggaggggagcgaggataccttgctctcaaagatctacggatcaaatcaaagttttcaaggtctaATATGCCGATTCATGAGGTAGCACGAAGTGGGGAGAacaaaaacccgagagggaggagaaagaaaaggaagaagcctCGGCCAGAAAGGTTGGGCGCTGGTTTAAAACACCACCTCAATGCCATAGATCTTGGTGCCAAGCTCATCGCCAGCGACCCCGACGCCGAGGTGGCTACCATGTCACCGCCACATCTGCGTTGACGCCTACATCGACCCAAGACCTTGGCGCCAAATGCTCTGGCGCCGAGATGTGTAAGTTCGGCGCCAATTACGTCGGCGCCGAGTtgagggtctagattttgaaagcatacctccaggggcagatttgtgaaaaactttcaaacagggccaaaaaacaaaaaaaaatggtcTGTGTCCCTCCGCCCGTGTTTgtcggccaatctaaaggtggaagggcatgaaaagaataaagagtaggaaatggttcttaatgcaaatgtacaagagagaaagaatatataaaagtgggcaggataatttagaaatagtatagaattcctgatgtaaaattgccTTCTTTATTTTAGGTGcgaattattagaaactcttggagatgaccttctttattccTTCCAATTCTTTTTTAGGAGTCGTAAAACTCtatgtttttagaaaaaaaatattaggtactcttggagatgctcttatacaGAAAAAAACAACCTAAAAAATCCTAATGTCATCGTCTGACGCCAAGATAATTCGCTTCGCCCAGCTTAATCTGTGGCTCCCGCATCACCCCGCCCACGTGGGTCCCAGTCCGAGAGTCCGCTTCATCCTGAGGCCAAGTATTATTCGCTCCGCCCCAGTTTAATGGCGAGTCCGGTACGTGAACGCCGCCCGCTCCCGTGCCGCCCGCCCACGTGGGTCCGTGTCGAGCCCCACCTCCCCGCAAACAAATCACGCCCCCACCGCGTGTCCTAGCTCCAGTCTGCGCCGTCAGCGGCGGGAAACTGCGACTGTTGTCGTGCGTAGTCCCGGCGTATGCGGGAGCACGCGTCTCACCATGGACGCGGGCGACGCGATGCCAATATGTGCTGGCAGCAGCCGCGACACTCGCCACGCTATGTGACGTGCTCGTCGTGTGCTCCGCTTCGCCCGCACGTGCGCACCCTAGCTCCAGCCTATGCCGGCGGTGGCGGGCACCTACAAATGCTCGCCTCGTGCGTATGTGGCCATGCGTCTACACCCTGCTCGCCCTCTTGCGAGAGCATGAATGAAGGAACGACGTGCCATGGGAAGGGCGGACGAACCTCCTGGTCACACGTAACATACGAGTCCATTGCGTGGTGATTCGTTTGATGCCCGCAGGTAACAATGTGGCACATTAGTCTACCACGTCCATATAGAAGAAGGAAAACCTAGAGAATTTAGAAATAGTTTGGGGTCCAAATGCACAAGTATTAATTAGATTTTTATTAATTTTTGAAAATGTAAAAtaataaaacacaaaaataataatttAAAAACGAAACCAATTTTATTAGGTTTCTATAAACCAAATCTACACGATATAGGTAATAAAGATCATAAAATATGCTTTATGTAATCAAATTTGTATATTACTTAATATGTTAGTCGAAACCATAAGCCATGTGCATAGACATGGATAAAAATTTGTTAATATGTTCGTTTAAACCATAAGACACGTGCATCGTTGTACATGTGGATACAAATTCGTTACCCCGTGCAACGCATGAGTATATATTTAGTTAACAAGTAAAGACGTGGTGACAAGACGCGCACTACTATGGCCCTATTGGAATCCACGGGGCCAAAGTTTAGCTTATCCCTTTTAGTCCTCATAGATTCAAACATGAGGGCAAAAAATGGGGGCTAAACTTTGGCCCACCCATTTTTCCATTAGCCCCTCCAAGGTGGGGGTGAAAGAGGGCTAAAAATAGTCTCGTGAGACAAAAGATGTATATTAGTCCAACTTACCCCTTTTAGTTATGTGCATGAGTATTAATTAGGGATAAATTGGTCATGATAGGTAATGACTAATCTTTAACCCATGAATACAAAcaagctaaactttagccccttcGTTCTAATCTTTAACCACATGGATCAAATAGGACCTGATTAGTTGGTCATCGGGACGTCTCTCATGGAGTCTCTTTCAGTCAGCTGCACAAAAAAATGACTACTATAGGTTATACTAGTAGTGGTGAAGGAGTCAAAATCTGTCGCCCGTGCACACAGCTTGACCAGATGACCCCCCCACGAGCTCTAGTCGTCTTGGGCCATCTCAAGCATCTATCTGCGCCAAGCGATCATGTGTTTGTGCACATGTACCAAACATGTATGCAAACGGGCGATCATGTGTTTGTGCACATGTACCAAACATGTATGCAAACGGAAGCGACGAACGTGTGGGCAAAGAGAGGGTGCTTCGGTACCCTCCCGTTTCTTTGTTTGGCGACGACGCATCCAAATCCAAGCTGATCACGTCCAGCTCAGCCGTCGCAAAGTCCAAGGCTTGCCAACCTTTTGTTCGGATGCATGTGACTGACTTCACACATCGCCCCCCCTGATGGACCTCACCTCATGCAGGGGTCCATCTCGCGCATCCACCCAACCTGTTGCGTCAACTCTTGTACTGAGGCAAGCTGATGCTCGGCTTGTATATGTCCCTGTGCAATTTGCGAGTACGTCTTACTGAAAGAAATGGAGTGAGCAGCGTGTCTGAGAAGGGAAGGAAGCGAGCTTCGCAAGAAAGATAAGGTTGGATATGCATGGATTGCCGCCAGATTTCTCTTCGCATTGACCTTGATCTGACCTTCATATATTTCCTCCTCCCCTCCCCATGCCGCATCAGCATCATCGCCGAGTGCATGATCAAGAGTGCCCAACACGCATGTGCGGACGAATATATGATATGATGGAGCGAAACGCGAAGCAAAAGCAAAGTAAAAGGTGAACCGTACGTCGATCACGAGGTTGGCATGCATGTTCCAACCCATCGATCGAAAGAGAATATACGTGCGCTGTACCGTGTTCGTTATCACTTTAGGAGCTGAGCATCAGCTAGCTAGCCGGGTTGTTGGGTTGATCAGTTTATATCGCCGGGTGGTGGAACCTGACAGCAGGCACGTCGCTCACCTTCCGATCGATATCGTGCTGACGGATTTCAGCTGGAGTCAACATCTGtcatgcatgcaatgcaaccaGTTCAGACGACGCCCCGACGTGGAAAAGGATGAGATGAGCAGGCCGCCCTTTTTGGCTCGTACGGTGCGGATCGCCACTGATGACTGATCCACTTCTTCATCATGCATCTTCCTAGGGTGGTGTGTATGATAGAACCCGAGGAGTTGACCCCGAGTGGTACGTGCTGCACTCTCCGGTCGTGTACTGGGGAAGCAAACGATGTGGTGCGTGCCGTTTCGTACGTTACACTGGCCTGTTTGCAAGGAAAAGATGAACAAAGCAAAGCTCGATCCAAGGATTCTTGTTTAATTTGTCGACATCAGTTATAATAGGCCTGTATACaagatactccctccatctccATGGCAGAATAGCAATCCTATTTTTTATAGGAATtctttttttttacaaattttGATCAATAATTATTGAAATTACATACAAATTTAGGGCATAAAACTTATATCAACAGAGTTGTATTTGAAGTCTCGCTAAGATTATATTGAATCTTTAGCAAATAACAGCATAATGTAAGAGTAGCGTTTATAATCTTTTCAAAATACAATTGTTATTTCGGGGGCGGTGAGAGCATGTAGTATAACCCATGAAATCGCATCTTTTTCGAGTCTTGGGGATGCATGCATTATGGTCACACGCCACATGTACGAGTATTTTGGTTGACACTCATTTTATATCTGCCCGGAGATCGGAGTTAGGCGCTATGCATGTTGCAAGGGTGGCTCTAACTCTAATCAATCATGGATCGTTCGCTTGCTCCAAGGAAGACGAATGATTAGACTTCCTTGCTTATCGAAGCTAAAAGGATGCTACACACTCGCCTAATTGCCAGTGATTCTTTCCTGTGTTAGCTGGTGTGTTTCTTCGGTCTTCACACACGGACACCCATAGAAAACCACTATAGTACGTCCACCGACATGATATATATTCTGATTTCTTTCCCAAGTCAGCATTGACACTAGCTACCGCCTGAGCTTAGGTCCCGTTTGGTCGGACTCCGGTGGTTCTGACCTGTCGGCCCCTGAACAGCCGACATCCGGTATTGTTTACCGGAGccgtttttctttctcctttcctctctcacagaaaccgccgaagccgaagagGCTCCGGCTCCCCTGACACCTATCGGCCCTGAGCGGCCAACAGGTGCGAAAGCCGGAGCCATCGAAGCCCTGCCAAATGGGACCTTAATGCCAACTGATCATCGTTCAGTTCAGGCACCAAACTGCTTTATTTCACGTGCATCCATATGCACACAGAGACAGACAAACACAGCAGTGGTGCCTTGCAGTACTAGTTGAGATCACCGGCGACAAATTTTGTTCCATTAATGAGTACAttcaggccatgtttagttctaaAAACTTTTCTCAAAAAGTAGTACTATAGTAGCCATCATAttaaatcttgcgatacgtgtatggaacattaaatgttgacgaaaaaaaactaattgcacagtttggttgaaaatcgcgagacgaacgttttgagcctaattagtccataattaaatactaattactaaataaaaacgaaagtgctacagtagccaaaatcccaATTCTGACAAAATTCAACGGACGTACGTACGATTCACCGTACAAAAGAAACAAGATTCAACAAGGAGTTCAGTCTACTGATCAGAACTAATGAAACGATGTGCGCTGACATCTCACCAAACATAATACTCCGGACCCACTAACAGTTCCAACTTCAATCAACCAAGgacagcaacagcaacagcaacagctaCAGCTACAGCTACAGCACACACCACAAGGATACAACACTCGCGCCAAGGGAGAAGAACAGCTTCTTCCGATCCCCTTCCCTTCTTTTTTCTGTCCCAATCCCAAATAACGACCGTACACGTACGGGCGGTAGTATATACGCAGAAGGCAGAACAAGACAGCCGCCGGTGGATTGACTGATCGATCCGATCAGTGCATCGGCGGCGAGGAGGGGTCCGGCGTCGGGATCATGCCGCCGTGGGTGTTGGTGTTGGCCGTGGGCGGCCCGTAGTCCATGGTCGTGTACGCCATCTCCTCCGGCAGCAGGCGGCCGCCGAGGGGCGCCGCGCGCCGCTCGTTGTTGTGCCGCAGCGCTCGCAGAACCTGCACCTTCCGCGCTTCCACCACCAGCCCTGCGCTCCATCACAACCCACACAGCGAAAACGTCACCCCCATCCATCGACCACAGGCACCGACGACATGACTACGACGATATGAGAGGAATTGGTAGAGAGCACGCAGCGCAAGCCTGGCGGGCCAGGCGGCCGCGTCGACCTTACCTTGCGAAAAGGAGAGCGCGAGGAGGGCCGTGACCAGGAGGAGACCGAGAAACCTCCTCTGCTTGGCCATTGCGGTTGGGGCCAGAGAGAGACGGGGGAAGGCGGAAAACAGAGGGCGGGGGAGGATCGAGGAGGACGGAGAGTGGTGCCATGGGCTTTAAATGAGGCTTTCGGAGGATTCGAAACTGCCGGGTCGCTTGCGTTGCGTTGCGTTGCGTACGCCAGCCGGGCCACCTTCGCCCGCTTAATTCAACATGCCACACAGCCACCTCTGCGGCTGGTCCCTGGGGGCCGCCTGCCCACCTCTGGTCCCTCTGCCTTGCCGCCTTGCCGGCCCGTTGCCCGAACGGAGGGGGCCGCCTCACCAAAAGGGTATGGACATTCCGGGTCTATTTAGAACacacaatttttttttgtaggaaTGATATAGAAATCAGTTTATTTTTTTCAGAAAATACAGAAACAGAAATTTTTTCACTGCGTTCCAAGTAAGCCATAAGTTGTTGTTGGGCAGAGGAGGTTTGAGTTCAGAATTCGAGCGCATTTGGAGTAGAGCTCACGCCGGTGATAAGATCTAGATGattagaggggtgaatagcctataaaaatctttACAAATTCACTATAGCAATGTGGTTAGTAATTAAAACGGTAACTATGTAAACTACTAGCTCTAGCTCTAATACACCACAAGCAAGCTGCTACACAATTCTAGTTACAAACTACAAATTGCGATAGCTCCTTGGCCAGAAACCCTGTCCACGTCGCTCCAAATGTTCCTGGCCATCGGATCTTCAGTTCGACGCTCCACATTCCTTGAAGCGGATTCTCGCCGACGACCGATTCTCTTGCTTCCAGTTGGCTTCTCCCCCTTATCCTCCGCTTCTCGTCCGAATCCAGAAAACCAAATATATGCTGCGGCTCCTGCTTCTCCTTCTAGattctcccctcctctctctctccccatcgctctctccctctccatcccGAGGCGACCACGGCGACGGCCGCGGCCGGGGTGCGTCggcggccgccctcctcctcttcctcctccgtcCTCCCTCGCCTACCTCTCACCTACGTTTCTCccttcccttcctctctctctctccccttccctcccgaTGTTGAAGCGGGTGCCAGGCGACGGCGCCCTTGCGGGTAGTGCGCCGGCTCAGGAacggccccctccctctcccccatccTCCGTGTGGGCTCCTCAACGCCTCCTCCCGTTAGGGAGTTTGTGCTCCTTTGCTCCACGAAACCCTAAGTGCATGTACGGGGGCGATGAAGctcgtgaaaggtcctaatggctagagggggggagggtgaatagcctataaaaatttctacaacaacacttaataaggtggttagacaattatgaagcgaggcgggtgttgtgctagcctacttaaaatgcaaacCTCCTTTCCATAATTCTAGTCACTATGATCTCTAATCCACTCAAGAGGCTATgccactaccactaagttagtgagctctcaaagactaactaaagagcctcactaaccactagacacgacacaaagctagctctcaaaactaataaCACTAAaaagcttagctacactaggaatgtaaatacaagggTGAGGTAGTGAGATTATACCGACGTGGCAAgcgatgatcaatcaatcaatcacaatgaataccaagaaatcctcaggacaagatgacacaagatttttcaccgaggttcacttgcttgccggcaagctagtctccATTGTGGCGAtatactcacttggaggttcacgcgctaataggcatcacacgcctaacctacaaccgggtgccgcacaaccaacacaagatgacgatcacacaagccatgagcaatccactagagtatcttttggctctccgccggggaaaggtcaagtacccgtcacaatcaccacgatcggagccggagacaatcagcttcctctgctcgatgatcctcgctgcaccaagccatctaggtggtcgcaaccaccaagagaaacaaatgaaacccacagcgaaacacaatcaccaagtgcctctagatgtaataactcaagcaatgcacttggattcacttccaatctcacaaagatgatgaatcaatgatggagacgagtgggagggctttggctaagctcacaaggttgttatgtcaatgcaaatggccaagagagtgagctagagctggtcatggggcttaaatagaagcccccataaaatagagccgttgggcaccACGGGCTGCTCACTGCGGGCCGATCGGATGCGCCAATcaagagtgatcggacgcacgcctccagtgtctggtcgcccgatgagtgccacgtgtcccctgctttgAATCTCGACCACACAATCTC
Above is a genomic segment from Miscanthus floridulus cultivar M001 chromosome 3, ASM1932011v1, whole genome shotgun sequence containing:
- the LOC136546216 gene encoding uncharacterized protein; translated protein: MAKQRRFLGLLLVTALLALSFSQGLVVEARKVQVLRALRHNNERRAAPLGGRLLPEEMAYTTMDYGPPTANTNTHGGMIPTPDPSSPPMH